One Candidatus Poribacteria bacterium genomic window carries:
- a CDS encoding transposase gives MRWRSLNSKHANPHSHDGDTPSWRGVEHRREKRGNGIGYSGHKHQKGEKELMITDNYGFIIAPITLKPVNAHDTTLLPEVSFSDVIAFSKRIGNLDLSGSVLTLDSEFDSKANHRLIREHGLIAVIYPNRRNAKALIVIARKFRWFDKEIYKDRYKVERTFGWQDTYRKLALSYDKLKETRLG, from the coding sequence ATAAGATGGAGAAGCTTAAATTCAAAACATGCAAATCCTCATTCGCATGATGGCGACACGCCTTCATGGAGAGGGGTCGAACACCGGCGTGAAAAAAGGGGCAACGGCATCGGTTATTCAGGACACAAACATCAGAAAGGCGAAAAAGAATTGATGATCACTGATAATTACGGGTTCATCATTGCGCCGATAACGCTGAAACCCGTCAACGCACATGATACAACGCTTTTGCCTGAGGTCTCCTTCAGCGATGTAATCGCTTTTAGTAAACGGATTGGAAACCTGGATCTTTCGGGTTCCGTTCTCACACTCGATTCGGAGTTTGATTCTAAGGCGAATCATCGCCTGATTAGAGAACACGGACTGATCGCTGTGATCTATCCGAACCGGCGGAATGCTAAAGCACTTATCGTCATTGCGCGCAAGTTCCGCTGGTTTGACAAAGAGATATACAAAGACCGATATAAAGTCGAGCGAACTTTCGGGTGGCAAGACACTTATAGAAAACTCGCACTGAGTTACGATAAACTCAAAGAGACCCGTTTAGGGTAA
- a CDS encoding serine/threonine protein kinase, producing the protein MPTEHPLLDVTEIDTDIETYLTHIAETTYQFPEHDSGCQSFQVVVDDQRWFVKHSNIPQSVTWLKQAVRFHAAVQHEALPQLHNAFTTTDGFTLVYDWVDGEGLRPERELRTDEVHPRDRFCALPVSEIIDALNVIYDVHILIEQRGFIAEDFYDGCIIYDFEKKRIHLYDFDHYHPGPFINDRGRLNGSSRFMAPEEFQKGERIDQKTNVFMLGRTAFVLLANSSDSRDDWKGNDAMWHIAKKATHTDKQLRYPSVQEFVSVWHAAIADG; encoded by the coding sequence ATGCCCACTGAGCACCCACTTCTGGACGTTACGGAGATTGACACGGATATCGAAACATACTTGACTCATATCGCTGAAACCACGTATCAGTTCCCGGAACACGATTCCGGATGTCAATCATTTCAGGTAGTGGTAGACGACCAACGTTGGTTTGTCAAACACAGTAACATCCCCCAAAGCGTCACATGGCTCAAACAGGCTGTTCGCTTCCACGCTGCTGTCCAGCACGAGGCACTCCCCCAATTGCACAACGCTTTCACGACAACTGATGGGTTTACACTGGTCTATGACTGGGTAGACGGTGAGGGTTTGCGTCCGGAGAGGGAACTCCGTACCGATGAAGTCCATCCCCGTGATAGGTTTTGTGCGCTGCCAGTGTCTGAAATCATTGATGCACTTAACGTTATTTATGATGTCCACATCCTCATCGAACAAAGGGGCTTCATCGCTGAAGATTTTTATGATGGCTGTATCATCTATGACTTTGAGAAAAAGCGGATACATCTGTACGATTTCGACCACTACCATCCGGGCCCCTTCATAAATGACCGGGGACGCCTGAACGGTTCGTCTCGCTTTATGGCACCCGAGGAATTTCAGAAAGGTGAACGCATTGACCAAAAAACAAACGTCTTTATGCTTGGACGGACAGCCTTCGTGTTGCTTGCTAACAGCAGCGATTCAAGAGACGATTGGAAGGGGAACGATGCGATGTGGCACATCGCAAAAAAAGCAACGCATACAGACAAACAATTGCGATACCCATCTGTCCAAGAATTTGTTTCCGTGTGGCACGCCGCGATTGCTGATGGCTAA
- a CDS encoding adenosine deaminase, giving the protein MDFIKALSTDNLTAIKASPKTDVHCHAFLSTRRENAEHWLGRSLTKPPLKMEGLEGMHAYIDEALAPHLDHRQGFEFIAASALNDAVQEGVVILEMSFDIRLLKFYPGGLTELRSFIEALVEQYREKVDLRPELGFARECAGDPRWMKSAHEAIELDIFQSMDLYSHQEACAPEAVQSLYAKARAAGMKLKAHVGEFGGAEEVRRTVEVLDLDEVQHGIGAAESTKVMRWLSENQTQLNVCPTSNVMLDAVPDLVSHPIRILFDNGVPVTINTDDLMIFGQSVSEEYRNLYQADVFSAEELNDIRRASVIGVG; this is encoded by the coding sequence ATGGATTTCATTAAAGCACTTTCCACAGATAACTTAACCGCTATAAAAGCATCTCCTAAAACGGATGTTCACTGCCATGCTTTCTTAAGCACACGTCGAGAGAATGCAGAGCACTGGTTGGGACGCTCCCTAACCAAACCACCGCTCAAAATGGAAGGACTTGAGGGGATGCATGCGTACATAGACGAGGCCTTAGCACCTCACTTAGACCACCGCCAAGGCTTCGAGTTCATCGCGGCATCCGCGTTGAACGATGCAGTCCAAGAGGGTGTTGTTATACTTGAAATGAGTTTCGACATCCGGTTGCTTAAGTTTTATCCAGGTGGGTTAACCGAACTTCGTTCGTTTATTGAAGCGTTAGTTGAACAGTATAGAGAGAAGGTTGATTTACGCCCAGAACTCGGCTTTGCGCGGGAGTGTGCTGGCGATCCAAGATGGATGAAATCGGCACACGAAGCAATAGAATTAGACATATTTCAGTCGATGGATCTGTATAGTCATCAAGAAGCATGTGCGCCTGAAGCCGTCCAATCCTTATATGCCAAAGCGCGCGCCGCAGGAATGAAACTCAAGGCACATGTTGGAGAATTCGGAGGGGCAGAAGAGGTCCGGCGAACCGTTGAAGTCCTTGACTTAGACGAAGTCCAACACGGTATCGGTGCCGCAGAATCGACCAAAGTCATGCGATGGCTTTCTGAGAATCAGACGCAATTGAACGTCTGTCCAACAAGTAACGTGATGTTGGACGCTGTGCCCGATCTCGTCTCGCATCCAATCCGTATCTTGTTTGACAACGGCGTGCCGGTGACGATTAACACAGACGACCTAATGATATTCGGTCAGAGCGTTTCTGAAGAATATCGGAACCTCTACCAAGCGGATGTCTTCAGTGCTGAGGAGTTAAATGATATTCGGCGCGCGTCCGTCATTGGTGTCGGTTAA
- a CDS encoding sigma-70 family RNA polymerase sigma factor, with protein MERENDAQLIQDTLAGDDEAFDVLVRKYQKNVHALAWRKIRDFHYAEEVTQDTFLRAYQNLSTLKNPHQFAGWLYVIANRLCINWLQKQKSAIQSLEDTPMEEIEDASYTHYESEQRKTAASEHRLELAKKLLAKLPESEQTVATLYYLGEMTTKEIGRFLGVSVNTITSRLQRARKRLQDDQEHLIKEVLGGRQIPARLSESIKRQIADMKPTPSPAGKPLLPWSAFGTAVVVIVLMLGVSSRYLNRFQRPYNFEARSEPTIEIIEAPVVFDVDSKPDVRNQVGRAVSSDKSTGASLQTFKNASTSNAQDNSAKFSNAQWIQGNAPPGGHVRNIFADPAGTLYAVSPTGLYRLAVGATAWARINANIPIDKSFMPMAAHEGTLYIVSVDAIFTSDDRGETWNSIGTRPKGYAVGLIIPDVSQAPMTMYLALQDKGIFRSTDGGIKWDPLTEGLRNEKISAIATVKEIVFVGTNRGLYRLDSDIWKKLPVGASQSVYSLAVFNNNVYVATGPDLPHLDSDIWKKLPVGASQSVYSLAVFNNNLHTETGPDLLGFTPIEVGQAVPKSELHSVRVFHSADLGASWTEIMHIDKPDPKADASGITVLAAGETILALGATQSLSTDGGHTWTEFKVDTNMQMISSLPVVAANEATFYKAGTFGIHRTTDSGKSWHLFMDGIVGTRTNNLVVFNNRLYAHTGYEVYQSTDEGGTWKKLSIAGEFATEETTSEPLKQDRLRVYTSFDSQLMVDGNVLYFVSPERHILRIYRLSVDGNMLIPVQNFSTYDHESLSHLPEKEVKIKAIVVSNNVLYAEYGQRLFKWKLGDPKWMDTGLINTDKQPNADIKNGFKVAVSEATVYVGKRDGQLFQSLDSGKNWKDITLSLPLRFTHFNDILFVGSTIYVATDAGVLVSQTGEHWHVITDNLGERSIINRFAIDGITVYGAGDAGIYRLDNLGKWKQISSEVLGEVISLAVINNRLYTAINERGIFHISLGEE; from the coding sequence GTGGAAAGAGAAAATGATGCTCAACTCATTCAGGATACGTTAGCAGGCGATGATGAAGCCTTTGATGTTTTGGTGCGAAAGTACCAAAAGAATGTTCACGCTCTTGCGTGGCGAAAAATCCGTGATTTTCACTACGCTGAAGAGGTAACCCAAGACACGTTCCTTCGCGCATACCAAAACCTCTCGACACTCAAAAATCCTCACCAATTCGCTGGATGGCTGTATGTCATCGCAAACCGGCTTTGTATCAATTGGCTTCAAAAACAGAAATCTGCCATACAATCCTTAGAGGACACGCCCATGGAAGAAATCGAGGATGCCTCGTATACACATTATGAATCTGAACAACGTAAAACAGCAGCTAGCGAGCATCGCCTTGAACTCGCCAAAAAACTTCTCGCCAAACTTCCAGAGAGTGAGCAAACTGTCGCCACCCTCTATTACCTCGGTGAGATGACGACCAAAGAGATTGGCAGATTTTTAGGGGTGTCCGTGAACACGATTACGAGTCGGCTTCAGCGCGCACGAAAGCGTTTACAAGACGACCAAGAACATCTTATCAAAGAGGTCCTGGGCGGCAGGCAGATACCGGCGCGTTTAAGTGAGAGCATCAAGCGGCAAATCGCTGATATGAAACCTACCCCTTCGCCGGCTGGAAAACCGTTGCTACCGTGGAGTGCCTTCGGCACAGCCGTGGTCGTGATTGTATTGATGCTCGGGGTCAGCAGCCGATATCTTAATCGTTTTCAGAGACCCTATAACTTTGAGGCGCGATCTGAACCTACGATTGAAATTATTGAGGCACCTGTCGTTTTTGATGTTGACTCGAAACCTGATGTGCGAAATCAGGTCGGACGCGCTGTGTCCTCAGACAAAAGCACAGGGGCAAGTTTGCAAACTTTTAAGAACGCTTCAACCTCTAATGCGCAAGACAATTCCGCTAAGTTCTCCAACGCACAATGGATACAGGGGAATGCACCACCAGGGGGACATGTCCGCAATATCTTCGCTGATCCTGCAGGCACCCTATATGCTGTTTCACCAACGGGGCTGTACAGGTTGGCAGTAGGGGCGACCGCATGGGCACGCATCAACGCAAATATCCCGATTGACAAATCTTTCATGCCGATGGCAGCACATGAAGGTACCCTTTATATTGTCTCTGTTGATGCGATATTTACTTCAGATGATAGGGGCGAGACGTGGAATTCGATAGGCACTCGACCCAAGGGATATGCTGTTGGGCTCATCATCCCGGATGTGTCACAGGCACCTATGACGATGTATCTTGCACTTCAAGATAAAGGAATTTTCCGTTCTACAGATGGTGGCATAAAATGGGATCCCCTCACTGAGGGACTGAGAAACGAAAAGATTTCTGCCATAGCGACTGTTAAAGAAATAGTATTTGTTGGCACCAACCGCGGCCTCTACCGTCTTGATTCAGATATTTGGAAAAAGTTGCCGGTAGGTGCGTCCCAATCTGTCTATTCCTTGGCAGTCTTTAATAATAATGTTTATGTTGCAACGGGACCCGATCTGCCCCATCTTGATTCAGATATTTGGAAAAAGTTGCCGGTGGGTGCGTCCCAATCTGTCTATTCCTTGGCAGTCTTTAATAATAATCTTCATACTGAAACGGGTCCCGATCTATTGGGATTCACGCCAATAGAGGTAGGGCAAGCGGTGCCGAAAAGCGAGTTACATTCAGTCAGAGTTTTTCATTCGGCTGACTTGGGGGCGTCATGGACCGAAATAATGCATATAGATAAACCCGACCCGAAGGCGGATGCATCTGGGATAACGGTTTTAGCTGCCGGTGAAACGATCTTAGCCTTGGGAGCCACACAATCTCTTTCAACGGATGGTGGACATACGTGGACAGAGTTCAAAGTTGACACAAATATGCAGATGATCAGCAGCCTTCCAGTCGTAGCAGCGAACGAGGCAACATTTTACAAAGCTGGTACATTCGGCATTCATCGCACAACTGATAGCGGTAAATCGTGGCACCTATTTATGGATGGAATAGTCGGAACAAGGACAAACAACCTGGTTGTCTTCAATAACAGATTATACGCGCACACCGGCTATGAAGTTTATCAATCAACAGATGAAGGTGGGACTTGGAAAAAACTTTCGATTGCCGGGGAGTTTGCTACGGAGGAGACTACGTCTGAACCCTTAAAACAGGACAGATTACGTGTCTATACTTCTTTCGATTCACAGTTGATGGTTGACGGTAACGTACTTTATTTCGTTTCGCCTGAAAGGCACATCTTGCGAATTTACCGTTTATCTGTAGATGGCAATATGCTCATTCCAGTTCAAAATTTTTCTACGTATGATCATGAATCGTTATCTCATCTGCCTGAAAAAGAGGTGAAAATCAAAGCGATTGTCGTCAGTAATAATGTCCTCTATGCTGAATACGGACAAAGACTTTTCAAATGGAAATTAGGTGATCCCAAATGGATGGATACCGGATTGATAAACACAGATAAACAACCTAACGCGGATATAAAAAATGGTTTCAAGGTAGCAGTTTCAGAAGCAACCGTTTACGTCGGTAAGCGAGATGGTCAACTGTTTCAATCGCTGGATAGCGGAAAAAACTGGAAAGACATTACGCTAAGTCTGCCCCTTCGCTTTACGCACTTCAACGATATCCTCTTTGTAGGTTCAACGATTTATGTCGCAACAGATGCAGGTGTTTTGGTTTCACAAACAGGCGAACACTGGCACGTGATAACTGATAACTTGGGAGAACGTTCCATCATAAACAGATTTGCTATAGATGGTATAACAGTTTATGGGGCTGGCGATGCAGGGATCTACCGTTTGGATAACCTTGGCAAATGGAAGCAGATTTCTTCGGAAGTTTTAGGTGAAGTTATTTCTCTCGCTGTCATTAACAATCGACTCTATACTGCCATTAATGAGCGAGGGATCTTTCATATCTCACTTGGCGAAGAATAG
- a CDS encoding DUF5916 domain-containing protein, translated as MSVNVNIIIRSWTVLLSSIAFFLAANLAAKSQTIEAIKFHTSPTIDGKLDDECWQRVTGVDAFKIAELETTVPNRTEVFLGFDDEALYVSFRCVQKEASIIANQTRRDGSFQYEDHVAVYLDTHHDRRRSYCFAVSPLGIQRDEKQGDLGWDGEWFAAAIVEPAVWTVEMKIPFQMLDLPQSAKQTWGLNLVRRHQNLDRTSIWADTGVNVSDANQFGTLANLEFNPKDAGRKFQLGGYFSGKAEDSSTTEDLPTRFTAAVGGDVAYKLTTSTSFIGTVNPDFSHIESEVQGIVLSDLEQRLTDRRPFFQEDGRIFRAPIALFYSRRIGKMAYGAKLIGKTGRATYGLMNVKEKNDESHNVLLRGLWDAGNASSFGLFFASKEIPGTYNRSVAFDGSIRLPKALNFVTSYAGNWEPHKENTRAFIAEVNRKGNPILSLAYRDFLGGFNPVNGYVRLTDIRQPSFWGVYRWPVEKGFLRSVNFESVQSVTWSQAGEKTRGNHFQLIGFDLGEKIETGFFYRNWSYDIYSNWVVAAQTTYNRQRPDRIFVVYQHGEFEGATATFVTTAMNLIPFRFLSLGIEGENLWQTFPDGHRTRNFSLRASMNLEIGTERWVTVRLRSARKHKPNFNAVFKYTFIENLVLYIVYGDQHAEATINQLFTKIAFNW; from the coding sequence ATGAGCGTTAATGTAAATATCATCATTCGATCTTGGACAGTTTTACTGAGTTCTATAGCTTTTTTCCTTGCAGCGAATCTCGCTGCTAAGTCTCAAACGATAGAAGCTATTAAATTCCACACCTCTCCCACGATTGATGGTAAACTTGATGATGAGTGTTGGCAACGCGTAACAGGAGTCGACGCATTCAAAATCGCGGAGTTGGAAACAACTGTTCCTAACAGAACCGAGGTATTTCTGGGATTTGATGACGAAGCACTCTATGTCAGTTTTCGTTGTGTTCAGAAAGAAGCATCCATAATTGCAAATCAGACGCGAAGGGATGGGAGTTTTCAATATGAGGACCATGTTGCTGTCTACCTTGATACACATCATGACCGCCGTCGTTCTTATTGCTTTGCTGTGAGTCCACTCGGTATACAACGGGATGAGAAACAGGGTGATTTGGGGTGGGATGGCGAATGGTTTGCCGCTGCAATCGTAGAACCGGCTGTGTGGACAGTTGAGATGAAAATTCCGTTTCAGATGCTTGATTTGCCTCAGTCTGCCAAACAGACCTGGGGGCTTAACCTCGTGCGCCGCCATCAAAATCTTGATCGGACCAGTATTTGGGCGGACACGGGTGTTAACGTTTCTGACGCGAATCAATTCGGGACGTTGGCGAACCTTGAATTCAATCCGAAGGACGCTGGCAGAAAATTTCAACTCGGCGGGTACTTCTCCGGTAAAGCCGAGGATTCTTCAACAACGGAAGACCTCCCAACGCGATTCACAGCGGCTGTCGGCGGTGATGTCGCCTATAAACTGACAACCAGTACCTCTTTTATTGGCACAGTGAATCCCGACTTCAGCCACATTGAGTCAGAAGTTCAGGGGATCGTTTTATCTGATCTGGAGCAACGTTTAACTGACCGACGTCCGTTCTTTCAAGAAGACGGACGAATCTTTAGAGCACCCATCGCGCTTTTTTATAGCCGTCGCATTGGTAAAATGGCTTACGGGGCGAAATTAATCGGCAAAACAGGAAGGGCAACGTATGGATTGATGAATGTCAAAGAGAAAAACGATGAGAGTCATAACGTTTTACTGCGCGGACTTTGGGACGCTGGCAACGCATCTTCGTTTGGGCTCTTTTTTGCCTCGAAAGAGATACCGGGGACATATAACAGATCCGTCGCCTTTGATGGCTCCATTCGCTTACCGAAGGCACTGAACTTTGTGACATCCTATGCCGGAAATTGGGAACCACATAAGGAGAACACTCGTGCTTTCATCGCGGAAGTGAACCGTAAAGGTAATCCGATTCTGAGTCTCGCCTATCGCGATTTTTTGGGAGGCTTTAATCCTGTCAATGGCTACGTTCGACTCACAGACATCCGGCAACCCAGTTTCTGGGGCGTGTATCGTTGGCCCGTTGAGAAAGGCTTTTTGCGGAGCGTTAACTTTGAATCTGTCCAATCTGTGACGTGGAGTCAAGCTGGCGAAAAAACACGAGGTAACCATTTTCAACTGATCGGTTTTGATTTGGGAGAAAAGATAGAAACGGGGTTTTTCTACAGAAACTGGTCTTACGATATATACTCAAATTGGGTGGTTGCAGCACAAACAACGTATAACCGTCAGAGACCTGACCGTATTTTTGTCGTCTACCAACATGGCGAGTTTGAGGGTGCCACGGCAACATTTGTCACCACGGCGATGAACTTAATACCGTTCCGTTTTTTATCGTTAGGTATTGAAGGTGAAAACCTCTGGCAGACTTTTCCAGACGGGCACAGGACTCGAAATTTTTCTCTCCGCGCAAGTATGAATCTTGAAATCGGAACGGAAAGGTGGGTAACGGTTCGGCTGCGTTCAGCGCGTAAACATAAACCAAATTTCAATGCCGTCTTTAAATATACTTTTATCGAAAATCTTGTGTTATACATTGTCTACGGAGATCAACATGCCGAAGCGACAATCAACCAGTTGTTTACAAAAATTGCCTTCAATTGGTAG
- a CDS encoding ABC transporter ATP-binding protein produces MSTENPKAVGKRFLKGVFPYWPQIVKTMLCMTAMVGFSLLIPLFTKLVIDRAITQQDQKLLWIVCLGGVGSICVYVLLSLIRDRFYIYTTRRILLDFRNRFFQHLLRLPMPSLTKRQTGEYGSMIINDVDAILTSATYNVLHFFTDTLSAVAIISIMFYFNWRLALIALIVVPLNGLTYVYFRPHFHKATLKRQEATAATLSYVQQTLSAVRLVKCFSAEKHHNRSFFRESKGLLFAQAKVSVLESIAGNISQFVVRIQPIAIICFGGMEVLKSRLTIGELVAFSAYLEYLSAPVYRILHFHLGLAATKAVLQRLFQVLDLTDEHGEAQDLEKKKLDNVAGHIQFQSVRFAYEEIEVLKDINLDVPPGCNVALVGPSGSGKTTLTNLIPRLYEPNAGRLLLDGHDLQTLDLKFLRQQIGIVPQEPVLFDISIKDNIRYGCSSATDEEVYAAARAANIHEFIVSLPDGYETQIGERGFKLSGGQKQRVAIAMAILKNPKILILDEATSALDSQSEALIQEALQNVMKQRTTFVIAHRLSTIRDADQIVVMDQGQIVEVGNHSDLLASGKLYSQLYREQFKSVLDSTETEVE; encoded by the coding sequence ATGTCAACAGAGAATCCAAAGGCTGTCGGAAAGCGATTTTTAAAAGGTGTTTTCCCATACTGGCCCCAAATTGTTAAGACCATGTTGTGCATGACTGCAATGGTGGGTTTCTCGCTGCTGATACCTCTTTTTACGAAATTAGTAATAGACAGAGCCATTACGCAACAAGACCAAAAATTGCTTTGGATCGTCTGCCTTGGAGGTGTCGGTTCCATCTGCGTGTATGTTCTACTTTCTCTAATACGGGACCGATTCTACATCTATACAACAAGGCGGATCCTACTTGATTTTCGGAATCGTTTTTTCCAACACCTCTTGCGTCTACCGATGCCGAGTCTCACCAAAAGGCAAACAGGGGAATACGGTTCCATGATCATTAACGATGTAGATGCAATTCTGACGAGTGCAACGTATAATGTCCTTCATTTCTTTACAGACACTTTGTCAGCAGTTGCCATAATCTCTATAATGTTTTACTTCAATTGGAGATTGGCACTGATTGCCCTGATTGTTGTTCCTCTTAATGGTCTCACTTACGTCTACTTTCGACCGCATTTTCATAAAGCAACCCTGAAGAGACAAGAAGCGACAGCGGCAACTCTTTCGTATGTGCAGCAAACCTTGTCAGCGGTTCGACTGGTAAAGTGCTTTTCGGCGGAGAAACATCATAACCGTTCCTTCTTTCGGGAATCAAAGGGATTGCTTTTCGCGCAAGCGAAGGTTTCGGTCTTGGAATCGATTGCAGGTAACATTAGTCAGTTCGTGGTGAGAATTCAACCCATCGCGATTATCTGTTTTGGGGGTATGGAAGTCTTAAAGAGTCGATTGACGATTGGCGAGTTGGTCGCCTTCTCGGCATATCTTGAGTACCTGTCTGCGCCTGTATATCGTATACTCCACTTCCACCTTGGACTCGCCGCGACCAAAGCGGTACTCCAACGTCTTTTCCAAGTTCTTGATTTAACGGATGAACACGGTGAGGCACAAGATTTGGAAAAGAAAAAACTTGATAATGTAGCAGGACACATTCAGTTTCAGTCTGTGCGTTTTGCCTATGAAGAGATTGAAGTTCTCAAAGACATCAATTTGGATGTCCCCCCAGGTTGCAATGTCGCGCTTGTTGGACCTTCAGGTTCCGGCAAAACCACCCTGACGAATCTAATTCCTCGCTTGTATGAACCGAATGCTGGTCGCCTTTTGCTCGATGGGCATGATTTGCAAACTTTAGACTTGAAATTCCTAAGACAGCAGATTGGAATTGTACCACAAGAACCAGTTTTATTTGATATTAGTATCAAAGATAATATCCGTTATGGATGCTCCTCAGCAACGGACGAGGAAGTCTACGCCGCAGCTCGAGCTGCTAATATACATGAGTTCATTGTATCTTTGCCAGATGGGTACGAGACACAGATCGGTGAACGCGGTTTTAAGTTGTCCGGTGGTCAAAAACAGCGTGTCGCCATTGCCATGGCAATCCTGAAAAATCCAAAAATTTTAATCTTAGATGAAGCGACGAGTGCACTGGACTCACAATCCGAGGCACTTATCCAAGAGGCACTCCAAAATGTCATGAAACAGCGGACGACCTTTGTGATTGCTCACCGCCTCTCTACAATTCGGGATGCAGACCAGATTGTCGTTATGGATCAGGGACAAATCGTTGAAGTTGGAAATCACTCCGACTTGTTAGCGTCCGGCAAACTCTATAGCCAATTATATCGTGAGCAATTCAAATCCGTCTTAGATTCAACAGAAACGGAAGTTGAGTAG
- a CDS encoding adenosine deaminase codes for MSIDFIEALSTDNLTAIKASPKTDVHCHAFFSARRESVEHWLGHPLTKPAPKMKGVEGMMEYADAVLAPHIKHREGFEFVAVSAMDDAIQDGVVMLEMSFDIRLAEFYPNGITELCAFIEALVEQYKAQADLRPELGFSRGNAGDPKLMALAHEAVELGFFQSIDLYSRQEVCPPEVMKPLFAKARAAGMKLKAHVGEFEDAAEIRRTVEVLDLDEVQHGIAAAESVEIMRWLSKNQIQLNVCPTSNVMLDGVSDLASHPIRILFDHGVPVTINTDDLMIFGQSVSEEYRNLYRSGVFSAEELNDIRRASVTGLG; via the coding sequence ATGTCTATTGATTTCATTGAAGCACTCTCCACAGATAATCTAACCGCTATAAAAGCATCCCCTAAAACCGATGTTCACTGTCATGCGTTCTTCAGTGCACGCCGAGAAAGTGTCGAGCATTGGCTGGGACACCCGTTAACCAAGCCCGCTCCCAAAATGAAAGGCGTTGAGGGGATGATGGAATACGCCGACGCGGTCTTGGCACCTCACATAAAACACCGGGAGGGTTTTGAGTTCGTCGCAGTGTCAGCGATGGACGATGCAATTCAGGATGGCGTTGTTATGCTTGAAATGAGTTTCGACATCCGACTGGCGGAGTTCTATCCCAATGGGATAACGGAGCTTTGCGCGTTTATTGAAGCATTGGTTGAGCAGTATAAAGCACAGGCGGATTTGCGTCCAGAGCTTGGCTTTTCTCGTGGAAATGCTGGCGACCCTAAGCTAATGGCGTTAGCGCACGAAGCGGTGGAATTAGGTTTTTTTCAGTCGATTGATTTGTATAGCCGTCAAGAGGTGTGTCCGCCAGAGGTTATGAAACCGTTGTTTGCAAAGGCGCGCGCTGCCGGCATGAAACTAAAAGCACATGTCGGAGAATTTGAAGATGCTGCGGAAATCCGACGAACGGTCGAAGTCCTTGATTTGGACGAAGTCCAACACGGTATCGCCGCTGCAGAATCGGTTGAAATCATGCGATGGCTTTCCAAGAATCAAATTCAGTTGAATGTATGTCCAACAAGCAACGTGATGTTGGATGGCGTGTCTGATCTCGCCTCACATCCCATTCGTATCTTATTTGACCACGGCGTGCCAGTGACGATTAACACAGACGACCTAATGATATTCGGTCAGAGCGTTTCTGAAGAATATCGGAACCTCTACCGATCAGGCGTTTTCAGTGCTGAAGAGTTAAATGATATTCGACGCGCGTCCGTCACTGGTCTCGGTTAA
- a CDS encoding YdcF family protein, whose translation MAQFPHNYENDLKNRSIPREVAVKDLSSEEIEGITQSVFVTSDLHPAADLLFIFGTSTIDSDALESVACDCQKGRFPKVMVTGLSGRLYSETGKPVAHIMRDELIARGVPSEVILVQDRSTNTLEDVAFSLEVLEKHSISPEGIGFLCKAHHSGRCLRTLRKFFPSQTLLPITYVAVYDGVKIAEEDWYQHEVSRGRVYGEYLRIIEYTRRGDIADL comes from the coding sequence ATGGCGCAATTCCCCCACAACTATGAAAATGATCTCAAAAATCGCTCCATTCCGAGAGAAGTCGCGGTGAAAGATTTGTCGTCAGAGGAGATTGAGGGTATCACACAAAGTGTATTCGTTACGTCTGATCTTCACCCAGCAGCGGATCTCCTTTTCATCTTTGGAACTTCTACGATTGATAGTGATGCTCTGGAATCTGTGGCGTGTGATTGTCAGAAAGGTCGCTTTCCAAAAGTCATGGTCACCGGTTTGAGCGGACGGCTCTATTCCGAAACAGGCAAACCTGTAGCACACATAATGCGTGATGAACTTATCGCACGCGGTGTTCCATCAGAGGTAATCCTCGTTCAAGACAGGTCAACAAACACACTTGAGGATGTTGCCTTCAGTCTTGAGGTCTTAGAAAAGCATAGCATTTCTCCTGAGGGTATCGGATTTCTGTGTAAGGCACACCATAGTGGTCGCTGCCTACGAACCTTAAGAAAATTCTTCCCTTCCCAAACCCTTTTACCGATTACTTATGTTGCTGTGTATGACGGGGTTAAGATTGCTGAAGAAGATTGGTATCAGCATGAGGTATCGAGAGGTCGCGTGTATGGTGAATACTTGCGTATCATCGAATATACAAGGAGGGGCGACATTGCTGACCTATAA